The nucleotide window TTCTCATGCGCGAGGGCGGCGTGCCGGACCTGATGCGCGAGGCGGTCGAGGCAGCCAAGGTCCGCGCGGGCGAACTCTCCGGCTGAACCGCCCCCTGACGGATCCGCGTGCGCAACCTACATGGTGGGGAAGAGACACGAGGATCGAATGACCATGGCGAACACCAAAGGTGCCAAGCCGCAAGGCGTGACAGGGGATGGCGTAACCGGGGATAACGGAACCGAGATCGCCGTCGCCGCTCCGAAGTTGTCCCCCCGCGAGGCGGCCGTCGAGGCGCTGATGCGTCTCGCCGCCGTGCAGCCCTGGAACGACATCGAAATCGGCGACATCGCCCGCGAGGCCGGCCTGTCGCTGGCCGAGTTCCGCGACCTGTTTCCCTCCAAGGGCGCCGTGCTCGGCGGACTCTCGCGGATCATCGACCGCAAGGTGCTCGAGGGCGATTCCAGCGATCTCGCCGAGGAGCCCACGCGCGAGCGCCTGTTCGACGTGCTGATGCGCCGGCTCGACGCCATGGCGCCCTACAAGGACGCTCTGCGCCGGATCTCCTACGCGCTGCGCGGCGATCCGCTGTCTCTCGTGGCCCTGAACGGCGTCGCGCTGAACTCGCATCGCTTCATGCTGGCCGCGGCCGGCATCAACACCGAGGGGCCACTCGGCCGGCTCAAGCTGCAGGGCGTCGTCATCGCCTTCGCGCGCACCGTCGAAGTCTGGCTCGACGACGAGGACCCCGCACTGGCGCGCACCATGGCCCGGCTCGACAAGGAAATCCGCAACGGCGAGCGCTTCATGGAACGCGCCGACGATGCACGACGCCTCACCGCGCCGTTCCGTGCCATCGGCCGCTCGCTCCTCGAACGCGGCGCCCGCCAGCGCCGTGGCAAGCGGCCGG belongs to Methylobacterium sp. 77 and includes:
- a CDS encoding TetR/AcrR family transcriptional regulator, with protein sequence MANTKGAKPQGVTGDGVTGDNGTEIAVAAPKLSPREAAVEALMRLAAVQPWNDIEIGDIAREAGLSLAEFRDLFPSKGAVLGGLSRIIDRKVLEGDSSDLAEEPTRERLFDVLMRRLDAMAPYKDALRRISYALRGDPLSLVALNGVALNSHRFMLAAAGINTEGPLGRLKLQGVVIAFARTVEVWLDDEDPALARTMARLDKEIRNGERFMERADDARRLTAPFRAIGRSLLERGARQRRGKRPEDEVDQQTV